A single Anopheles funestus chromosome 2RL, idAnoFuneDA-416_04, whole genome shotgun sequence DNA region contains:
- the LOC125762350 gene encoding zwei Ig domain protein zig-8-like produces METMKQIAVVMILLNISYGQLSRSQLVDIDEPHTYTPPKHYFQTSSFDEAELEDDAAKNPLDRGPYFDISASRNVTALVGNTAYLNCRVRNLGNRTVSWIRHRDLHLLTVGKATYTSDQRYQSVHNPQLDDWSLKVLYPQQRDSGVYECQISTTPPVGYSMMLSVVEPITTVIGGPDLYIDTGSTVNLTCIVRHLPEPPPLIQWTHNEQEINYDSPRGGVSVITEKGDITTSYLLIQRAKSTDSGKYTCLPSTANPMTVNVHVLNGEHPAAIQGSRGLQSNTVLTLVLMVLLIVVVRAFPVR; encoded by the exons ATGGAAACTATGAAGCAAATAGCGGTTGTGATGATTCTTCTCAACATCAGCTACG GTCAGTTATCCCGCTCACAGTTGGTAGACATCGACGAGccgcacacgtacacaccaCCGAAGCACTACTTTCAAACGTCCTCTTTCGACGAAGCCGAGCTGGAAGACGACGCGGCAAAAAACCCCCTCGACCGGGGGCCCTACTTTGACATCTCGGCTTCACGAAACGTCACAGCACTCGTCGGCAACACGGCCTATCTAAATTGTCGCGTGCGCAACCTCGGCAACCGCACG GTGTCCTGGATCCGGCATCGGGATCTGCATTTGCTGACTGTGGGCAAAGCAACGTACACCTCCGACCAACGCTACCAGAGCGTGCACAATCCCCAGCTGGACGACTGGTCGCTAAAG GTCCTGTACCCACAGCAGCGCGATTCCGGTGTGTACGAGTGTCAAATCTCCACAACGCCACCGGTCGGCTACTCCATGATGTTGTCGGTTGTTG AGCCCATAACGACCGTTATTGGAGGACCAGATCTGTACATCGATACCGGGTCGACGGTGAATCTTACCTGTATTGTTAGGCACCTTCCCGAACCACCGCCACTAATACAGTGGACCCATAACGAACAG GAAATCAACTACGATTCGCCACGTGGTGGTGTGTCGGTGATTACGGAAAAGGGCGACATAACGACCTCCTATCTGCTGATCCAGCGCGCTAAGTCCACCGATTCCGGCAAGTACACGTGCCTGCCATCGACGGCCAACCCGATGACGGTAAACGTCCATGTGCTTAATG GCGAACATCCTGCAGCAATACAAGGTAGCAGAGGATTGCAGAGCAACACCGTACTTACACTAGTGCTGATGGTGCTTTTGATTGTGGTGGTACGGGCGTTCCCAGTGCGATAA